In Candidatus Nitronauta litoralis, one DNA window encodes the following:
- a CDS encoding tetratricopeptide repeat protein, with amino-acid sequence MNNDPGSLHIRNWFTLLFFLLAAGFVYQNSFEGSFHSDDYSSIQYHSEIEQPGLFWRFPPHYRQWLTTSYALNFAQGGLDPFGYHAVNLALHLLTTCMLIALIRLTLKEGSGWTAQKSYRVALISGALFALHPVHTETVTYISGRSSGMSSLLYISALYFFATSQLKSNRYVKKVLAIFMVFLTGMGALLTKETCLTLPLGLLLFDFCFMQNNYWMPRSNRWKFLYGPLAAGSVIIILISPTFSTQVSIWLNRIQWNLILDQLPVLTYAFKLMFLPVNLTFDYDFPRNTFLSGFFKNLAILFWALILFAAWKFRKQSPPVFTFAVFWFLIILSPTNSILPRMDLLSERNLYLPSIGFCWWWGMLFNSLLEKKSSFRLVPVVASALAIVCLCYGLLTYQRNRVYLNDITLWQDTLTKSPNKSEVHYYLAMAHYLAGDPAASRLEITRLSKKDPSLAKKITASVEESQKQLESYLKLLENLKQVVQSDPGQFKMYGQVYRELAGLYRNSAPLYFTRLFMGAQLANKGRLQPAEVEFRKALTARPHLPHAHLDLAALFLRRGETEQAFNEMERAKDKMDLSPDLVPRWHLTHSRIFFSQRQFEEAKREVRQFLKTGSKNSEGYLLLGDIEMAQGHPDKAIAHWQLVTTPKLIKAEALFKTSMVHIQQNRIAEAQTELKKTLQLSPSNLAARFNLAKLILEHGGDKNLARHHLETILKSTSDQNKIKMVELLLSQISGEYALN; translated from the coding sequence ATGAACAACGATCCGGGATCTCTTCATATTCGTAACTGGTTCACCCTTCTGTTTTTTTTATTGGCAGCAGGTTTCGTCTATCAAAACAGTTTTGAAGGTTCATTTCACTCCGACGATTACTCCTCCATTCAATACCATTCTGAGATAGAACAACCCGGGTTATTCTGGCGTTTTCCTCCTCACTATCGGCAATGGCTGACCACTTCCTATGCGCTGAATTTTGCCCAGGGAGGGCTTGATCCGTTTGGGTACCACGCAGTCAACCTGGCTCTCCATTTACTGACAACCTGTATGTTGATAGCCCTGATCCGATTGACCCTCAAGGAAGGGTCCGGTTGGACTGCGCAAAAATCTTACAGGGTTGCCTTAATTTCAGGAGCCTTGTTCGCCCTGCACCCGGTTCATACCGAAACGGTAACTTATATTTCCGGTCGCAGCAGTGGAATGTCGTCCTTGCTTTATATTTCCGCACTGTACTTTTTTGCGACTTCACAATTAAAAAGTAATCGCTATGTAAAAAAGGTTCTCGCGATATTCATGGTGTTCCTGACAGGAATGGGAGCCCTTTTAACCAAAGAAACCTGCCTGACCCTGCCCCTCGGCCTCCTGTTATTCGATTTTTGCTTCATGCAAAACAATTACTGGATGCCACGGTCAAACAGGTGGAAATTTTTATACGGACCTCTGGCCGCAGGCTCCGTAATAATTATTTTGATCTCTCCAACCTTTTCAACCCAGGTGTCAATCTGGTTAAACCGTATCCAATGGAACCTGATACTTGATCAATTGCCGGTGTTGACTTACGCATTCAAATTAATGTTCCTGCCCGTTAACCTGACCTTCGATTACGATTTTCCCCGAAACACTTTTCTGAGTGGATTCTTTAAAAACCTGGCGATCCTTTTCTGGGCGTTGATACTTTTTGCCGCCTGGAAATTTCGAAAACAAAGCCCTCCGGTTTTCACCTTCGCCGTGTTCTGGTTTCTGATCATTCTCTCACCCACCAACAGCATTTTGCCTCGCATGGATTTACTGAGTGAAAGAAATCTGTACCTGCCTTCGATCGGATTTTGCTGGTGGTGGGGCATGCTGTTCAATAGTCTTTTAGAAAAAAAATCCTCTTTTCGTCTGGTTCCAGTTGTAGCGTCTGCCCTGGCCATTGTGTGTCTTTGTTATGGATTATTAACCTACCAGCGAAACAGGGTTTATCTAAATGACATCACCCTGTGGCAGGATACCCTTACGAAATCGCCTAACAAAAGTGAAGTGCATTACTATCTGGCCATGGCACATTATCTGGCCGGAGACCCTGCCGCTTCACGGCTTGAAATTACGCGTTTGTCAAAGAAAGATCCATCCCTTGCAAAAAAAATCACTGCCTCCGTTGAGGAATCACAAAAACAACTGGAAAGCTACCTGAAGCTGCTGGAAAACCTGAAACAGGTCGTGCAATCGGACCCGGGTCAGTTCAAAATGTACGGGCAGGTTTACCGGGAACTGGCCGGGTTGTATCGAAACTCTGCCCCTTTATATTTCACCAGGCTTTTTATGGGAGCACAATTGGCCAACAAGGGCAGGTTGCAACCTGCGGAGGTCGAGTTCAGAAAAGCCTTAACGGCCCGCCCGCACCTGCCTCATGCACATCTTGACCTGGCCGCACTTTTTCTCCGAAGGGGAGAAACGGAGCAGGCTTTCAATGAAATGGAACGGGCAAAGGATAAAATGGACCTGTCTCCTGACCTGGTGCCTCGATGGCATCTCACACATTCCCGGATTTTTTTCAGCCAGAGACAATTCGAAGAGGCCAAACGAGAGGTGAGACAATTCTTAAAAACTGGATCCAAAAATAGTGAAGGATATTTGTTGCTTGGCGATATTGAGATGGCTCAGGGACACCCGGACAAGGCTATTGCACACTGGCAACTCGTTACGACCCCAAAACTAATAAAAGCTGAAGCCCTGTTTAAAACTTCAATGGTTCATATCCAGCAAAACAGGATCGCAGAAGCACAAACAGAACTCAAAAAAACCCTGCAATTATCGCCTTCAAACCTGGCGGCACGCTTTAACCTGGCCAAACTTATTCTTGAGCATGGAGGCGATAAAAATCTCGCACGTCACCATCTTGAAACCATATTAAAAAGCACATCGGATCAAAATAAAATCAAGATGGTTGAACTTTTGTTATCTCAAATCTCCGGGGAATATGCCCTCAATTAA
- a CDS encoding glycosyltransferase family 2 protein, with product MQTDTVAVIIVNYNAGKHLTRCLEALGRQTRKPDRILLIDNASTDSSLDGITASWPDVEIFIQEKNTGFAAANNFGIAKADNCEWVALLNPDAFADPDWLERLMDATQAYAEDSFFGSRMLCHGQRDRLDGTGDVYHASGVGWRRDHGFKVSEGHMADEIFSPCAAAALYKRQAILDAEGFDEDFFCYFEDVDLGFRLRLLGHRGRYIPEAIVEHVGWGTTTKSSDFSIYHGHRNLVWAYFKNMPGPLFWKFLPLHLIWNFIFLIVFSLRGQPGAIWKAKCDALLGLPAVMDKRQRVQSKIKVNQKRLLPVIDCDALAPYRQFRSRKINGPKK from the coding sequence ATGCAAACGGACACCGTTGCGGTTATCATCGTAAATTATAATGCCGGGAAGCATCTCACGAGATGTCTTGAGGCACTGGGTAGACAAACACGTAAGCCGGACCGAATTTTGCTGATTGATAACGCGAGCACGGACAGTTCCCTGGACGGTATTACCGCTTCCTGGCCTGACGTAGAAATTTTTATCCAGGAAAAAAACACGGGTTTCGCTGCGGCTAATAATTTTGGTATCGCCAAAGCTGACAATTGTGAGTGGGTTGCCTTGCTCAACCCGGATGCTTTCGCTGACCCTGATTGGCTGGAGCGTTTGATGGACGCGACTCAGGCGTATGCCGAGGACTCGTTTTTCGGTAGCCGCATGTTGTGTCATGGCCAGCGTGACAGGCTCGATGGGACAGGTGATGTATATCATGCCAGCGGAGTCGGGTGGCGGCGCGATCATGGTTTCAAGGTGTCGGAGGGCCATATGGCAGATGAAATTTTTTCTCCCTGTGCGGCGGCGGCTCTCTATAAACGACAAGCGATTTTGGATGCAGAAGGATTTGACGAAGATTTTTTCTGCTACTTTGAAGATGTGGATCTTGGTTTCCGCCTGCGTCTGCTTGGCCATCGCGGACGTTATATTCCTGAAGCGATTGTAGAGCATGTGGGGTGGGGGACAACGACCAAAAGCAGTGACTTTTCTATTTACCATGGTCATCGCAACCTCGTCTGGGCTTATTTTAAAAACATGCCTGGTCCCCTGTTCTGGAAGTTTTTACCGTTGCACCTGATCTGGAATTTTATTTTCCTGATTGTGTTTTCCCTGAGGGGGCAGCCGGGGGCTATATGGAAAGCGAAGTGTGATGCCTTGCTCGGGTTGCCTGCTGTTATGGATAAAAGGCAGCGGGTACAATCGAAAATAAAGGTGAATCAAAAAAGGTTGTTGCCGGTTATTGATTGCGATGCATTGGCACCTTACCGCCAGTTTCGTAGTCGAAAAATTAATGGCCCAAAAAAATAG
- a CDS encoding glycosyltransferase family 9 protein codes for MAGAQKILVVRQGRAGDMVMITPALTQILEGYPGAEVHLVTSPDGRRVLKGFHPRLARFFLYSRRIPKTWWIGPRLVKELKAENYERIFLFETNPHYTDLLNGVCSNLHRITNLEPDVHYCVRCIEVVESNMDNAPKRSWLTLPVTENGQTKAEDLLGRHGVTESTFLVGMHPTYSGMTLPFYRQWGGRKKHRTWPQAYFARLANMLNQHGKEKGVDLKVLVDILPEERPLLEELIEKNNNTLIVLSEPPDFERYKAIIARMNLFVAPDTGPMHMAAALRTPLVALFSGKSPLDCGPYVDPSQFEVVESKGMPDAEKGLSAILPETVFETCKRFLP; via the coding sequence ATGGCAGGTGCACAGAAAATTCTGGTGGTGAGACAGGGGCGGGCGGGAGATATGGTCATGATCACCCCAGCACTCACTCAAATTCTGGAAGGTTACCCTGGAGCGGAGGTACATCTTGTCACCAGTCCGGACGGACGTCGGGTCCTCAAAGGATTTCATCCAAGATTGGCCCGGTTTTTTCTTTATTCAAGACGGATTCCAAAAACCTGGTGGATTGGTCCCAGACTGGTCAAGGAGTTGAAAGCAGAGAATTATGAGCGAATCTTCCTGTTTGAAACGAATCCCCATTACACAGATTTGCTGAACGGAGTTTGCTCTAACCTGCACAGGATCACCAACCTGGAACCGGACGTGCACTATTGTGTCCGCTGTATTGAAGTAGTGGAAAGCAATATGGACAATGCTCCGAAAAGGAGTTGGCTCACTCTACCGGTTACGGAAAACGGACAGACTAAAGCGGAGGACCTGCTGGGTCGACATGGTGTGACCGAATCGACTTTCCTTGTGGGAATGCATCCCACATACAGTGGAATGACGTTGCCATTTTATCGTCAATGGGGTGGCAGGAAAAAACACCGTACCTGGCCGCAAGCGTATTTTGCCCGACTTGCAAATATGCTTAACCAACACGGAAAGGAAAAGGGGGTCGACCTAAAAGTCCTGGTTGATATTTTGCCTGAAGAAAGACCTTTACTCGAAGAACTGATTGAGAAGAACAACAATACATTAATCGTTTTATCGGAGCCGCCAGACTTTGAGCGCTACAAGGCCATCATCGCACGTATGAATCTGTTTGTAGCGCCAGACACAGGTCCCATGCATATGGCTGCTGCACTGAGGACTCCATTGGTAGCCTTGTTTTCAGGGAAGTCACCACTGGATTGCGGCCCCTATGTGGATCCATCCCAATTTGAAGTGGTGGAATCAAAAGGCATGCCAGATGCCGAAAAAGGTTTGTCGGCTATTTTGCCAGAAACCGTGTTCGAAACCTGTAAACGATTTTTGCCCTGA
- a CDS encoding nucleotide sugar dehydrogenase, with the protein MLINLIKEQKANIGVIGLGYVGLPLVIEFGKAGFTVTGFDIDQSKVEQLSSGKSYIRHLPGEAIGDLVSSGKFSATTDFSMVNQMDCLLICVPTPLTKNREPEMRYVANTARSIAPHLKKGQLILLESTTYPGTTRDVLIPLMEKGSHLKANEDFHVAYSPEREDPNNQDFSTRTIPKVVGADTEFGREAAISLYSQIVEEIVPVSGTSTAEATKLMENIFRAVNIALVNELKVIFDRMDIDVWEVIRAASTKPFGYMPFYPGPGLGGHCIPIDPFYLTWKAREYGITTRFIELAGEINLQMPTYVVQRLMWALNKKGIAFGKSRLLILGMAYKKNVDDYRESPSLKIMQLLKDAGAQVEYHDPYIPRIGPSREYPMFTGKESVDLSTVPDFDAVLILTDHTMFDYSTIVEAAQMVLDTRNACEHIQSDKIIKA; encoded by the coding sequence ATGCTCATTAACCTGATAAAAGAGCAAAAGGCCAACATCGGTGTCATCGGCCTTGGTTACGTCGGACTCCCTTTGGTCATTGAGTTTGGCAAGGCGGGATTTACCGTTACCGGTTTCGATATCGACCAGTCCAAGGTTGAACAGCTTTCGTCAGGTAAAAGTTATATCCGCCATCTTCCAGGTGAAGCCATCGGCGATCTGGTCTCTTCCGGAAAGTTTTCTGCGACCACGGATTTTTCCATGGTCAATCAGATGGATTGCCTGTTGATCTGCGTTCCCACTCCCCTGACCAAAAACCGGGAACCTGAAATGCGGTATGTGGCCAACACGGCACGCTCCATCGCTCCACACCTGAAAAAAGGGCAATTGATTCTTTTGGAATCGACCACCTATCCCGGAACCACCCGCGACGTGCTGATTCCACTCATGGAAAAAGGATCCCATCTGAAAGCAAACGAAGACTTTCATGTCGCGTATTCTCCAGAGCGCGAAGACCCGAATAATCAGGATTTCAGTACCCGGACCATCCCGAAAGTTGTTGGAGCCGACACAGAATTTGGACGTGAGGCTGCCATCTCTTTATATAGCCAGATCGTCGAAGAAATCGTACCGGTTTCCGGAACCTCCACTGCAGAAGCCACGAAGTTGATGGAAAATATCTTCCGTGCCGTCAACATTGCACTCGTCAACGAATTGAAAGTCATTTTTGACCGAATGGACATCGATGTGTGGGAAGTGATCCGCGCTGCCAGTACCAAACCATTTGGTTATATGCCGTTTTATCCCGGCCCCGGCCTGGGGGGGCACTGCATCCCAATCGATCCCTTTTACCTGACCTGGAAAGCACGCGAATACGGAATCACAACGCGTTTTATCGAACTTGCTGGTGAAATCAACCTGCAAATGCCGACCTACGTTGTGCAACGACTCATGTGGGCACTCAATAAAAAAGGCATTGCGTTCGGGAAAAGCCGGTTACTGATCCTCGGTATGGCTTATAAAAAAAATGTCGACGACTATCGCGAATCACCAAGCCTGAAAATCATGCAATTACTTAAGGACGCGGGTGCCCAGGTGGAATATCATGATCCTTACATACCCCGCATTGGCCCTTCGCGGGAATACCCAATGTTTACGGGAAAGGAATCGGTAGATCTGTCTACCGTTCCCGATTTCGATGCCGTATTGATCCTAACGGACCACACGATGTTCGATTATTCTACTATTGTGGAAGCCGCACAAATGGTGCTCGACACGCGAAACGCCTGCGAACACATCCAATCTGACAAAATCATCAAAGCCTGA
- a CDS encoding DegT/DnrJ/EryC1/StrS family aminotransferase, with product MYEVIRSGKFILGPQVKDLEDKIAEYCQSRFAVGVSSGTDALVIALMTANVGPGDEVITSPFTFFATVGSIVRVGAKPVFVDIDPVTFNLDPSLIPAAVNEKTKAIIPVHLYGQCAEMEAINSIAKENNLVVIEDAAQAIGSEYKDQRAGSLGDMGCFSFFPTKNLGGMGDGGLVTTNSEDLFERLKILRVHGSHPKYYHKWVGGNFRLDTLQAAVVAAKLPYLDKWTQKRQDNADRYRKLISDAKLDDHIQTPQEVMTRHIYNQFVLRVADGKRDALRQHFQKNGIGCEVYYPLSLHEQECFRDLGYKTGDFKVSEKAAAETLALPNSFEVTPQQQEYVVAAIQDFFS from the coding sequence ATGTATGAAGTCATTCGCTCCGGTAAATTCATACTCGGCCCCCAAGTCAAGGACCTTGAAGACAAGATTGCCGAGTATTGTCAGTCGCGTTTTGCAGTGGGGGTATCTTCCGGAACCGATGCACTGGTGATCGCTCTGATGACAGCCAATGTCGGCCCGGGTGATGAGGTCATCACCTCCCCTTTCACATTCTTTGCAACGGTAGGTTCCATTGTCCGCGTTGGAGCAAAACCGGTATTCGTTGATATCGACCCGGTGACCTTCAACCTTGATCCAAGCCTGATTCCCGCAGCCGTTAATGAAAAAACAAAAGCCATCATTCCCGTTCATCTTTATGGACAGTGTGCAGAGATGGAGGCTATTAACTCCATTGCAAAAGAAAACAATCTGGTTGTCATTGAAGATGCCGCACAGGCGATCGGTTCTGAATACAAAGATCAGCGGGCAGGGTCACTCGGGGATATGGGTTGCTTTTCCTTTTTCCCGACAAAAAATCTAGGAGGAATGGGAGATGGTGGACTCGTCACCACCAACTCGGAAGATCTTTTCGAGCGGCTCAAGATCCTCCGCGTTCACGGCTCGCATCCGAAGTATTACCACAAATGGGTTGGCGGGAACTTTCGTCTCGACACCCTGCAAGCGGCTGTGGTCGCGGCAAAGCTGCCGTACCTCGATAAATGGACCCAAAAGCGGCAGGACAATGCCGACCGTTATCGCAAACTCATTTCTGACGCCAAGCTGGATGATCACATTCAGACCCCGCAAGAGGTCATGACTCGCCATATTTACAATCAGTTTGTCCTTCGGGTGGCGGATGGAAAACGCGATGCGCTGCGCCAGCATTTTCAGAAAAACGGAATTGGTTGCGAAGTGTATTATCCGCTTTCCCTGCATGAACAGGAATGTTTCCGGGACTTAGGCTACAAGACAGGTGATTTCAAGGTTTCTGAAAAAGCCGCAGCGGAAACCCTGGCTCTACCCAATTCTTTTGAAGTAACTCCACAACAACAGGAATATGTGGTCGCTGCAATTCAGGACTTTTTTTCCTAA
- a CDS encoding NAD+ synthase → MKFALAQVNPTIGDLEGNVEKIREAIEKAAEGQADCVLFPEMAVSGYPCRDLLDKPEFIQTHSRVVQQLIQQTRGPAVLLGHFDESQSETGKRLVNCATLFQDGRVLARHEKILLPAYDVFDELRYFQSGDAPVVATLNGMRIGITICEDIWNVPGFYDRDCYTRQPVTELVESGIDCLVNLSASPYRLGRGARRQELGRAIVKETGVPLLLVNQVGGNDDLLFDGHSYVLDADGKVLAQSPGFQEDLLVVDLNQPPQELTPWTENTEEEMFMALTLGVRDYLNKCGYKRAVIGLSGGIDSSVVAVLAAEALGAENVTGISMPSSYTATASKEDAEALARSLAIRFETIPILPLFEQYKETLRPLFGEGPEDVTEENIQARIRGNLLMAVSNKWGSMVLSTGNKSEMSVGYCTLYGDMAGGLSVLSDVLKTRVYQLARWINRNGEVIPQRVIDRPPTAELRPDQTDQDSLPPYETLDAILESYIERHLSLEEIVAQGHDSKLVSEITSKVDNNEYKRNQAAPGLKVTGKAFGSGRRIPIAQRFRKKSS, encoded by the coding sequence TTGAAATTTGCACTGGCACAGGTCAATCCGACCATCGGTGATCTCGAAGGGAACGTTGAAAAAATCCGTGAGGCCATAGAAAAGGCTGCAGAAGGGCAGGCCGATTGTGTTCTGTTTCCCGAGATGGCGGTGTCGGGTTACCCTTGCCGGGATTTACTGGACAAGCCGGAGTTCATCCAAACGCATTCCCGGGTAGTCCAACAGTTGATTCAGCAGACTCGTGGGCCGGCAGTTCTTCTCGGACATTTTGATGAAAGCCAGAGTGAAACCGGCAAGCGACTGGTCAATTGTGCGACCCTGTTTCAGGATGGCAGGGTGCTGGCACGCCACGAAAAAATATTATTGCCTGCTTACGATGTGTTTGATGAGCTGCGTTATTTTCAATCCGGCGATGCGCCTGTGGTCGCCACATTGAATGGGATGAGAATCGGAATCACCATTTGTGAGGATATCTGGAATGTTCCCGGGTTTTACGATCGCGATTGCTACACACGTCAACCGGTAACAGAACTGGTGGAATCAGGCATTGATTGCCTGGTAAACCTGTCGGCTTCTCCCTACCGTCTGGGGCGTGGTGCGAGACGCCAGGAGCTTGGCCGCGCTATTGTCAAAGAAACAGGGGTCCCGTTACTTCTGGTCAATCAGGTTGGTGGCAACGACGATTTATTATTTGACGGTCACAGTTATGTATTGGATGCCGATGGAAAAGTGTTGGCCCAGTCTCCCGGGTTCCAAGAAGATCTGTTAGTAGTTGACCTGAATCAACCCCCACAGGAATTGACACCCTGGACCGAGAATACGGAAGAAGAAATGTTCATGGCGCTGACCCTTGGAGTGCGCGATTACCTGAACAAATGCGGGTACAAACGTGCCGTGATAGGTCTTTCCGGTGGGATCGATTCTTCCGTCGTTGCAGTACTCGCTGCCGAGGCTCTCGGTGCAGAAAACGTGACCGGAATCAGTATGCCTTCCAGTTACACAGCGACCGCAAGTAAAGAGGATGCGGAAGCACTGGCACGTTCTTTGGCAATAAGGTTTGAGACGATTCCAATTCTCCCCCTGTTTGAACAGTATAAGGAAACCCTCAGGCCGCTGTTTGGTGAGGGACCAGAAGATGTGACCGAGGAAAATATTCAAGCAAGAATTCGCGGCAATCTACTCATGGCGGTGTCCAATAAATGGGGAAGCATGGTGCTCTCAACCGGAAATAAAAGTGAAATGTCGGTTGGATACTGCACTTTATATGGAGATATGGCCGGCGGCCTTTCTGTGCTGTCCGATGTACTCAAAACCCGTGTCTATCAACTGGCGCGATGGATCAATCGAAATGGAGAGGTGATTCCCCAACGCGTTATAGATCGGCCTCCAACAGCCGAACTGAGACCGGATCAAACCGATCAGGACAGCCTGCCACCCTACGAAACGCTGGACGCGATTCTTGAGAGTTATATCGAGCGGCATCTGAGTCTAGAGGAGATTGTCGCGCAGGGGCATGACTCGAAACTGGTGAGCGAGATCACGTCCAAGGTGGACAATAACGAGTACAAGCGCAATCAGGCGGCTCCGGGACTAAAAGTAACAGGCAAAGCCTTTGGCAGTGGCCGCCGAATCCCCATTGCCCAGCGGTTCAGGAAAAAAAGTTCTTAA
- a CDS encoding tetratricopeptide repeat protein produces MPSINTPNQHRLVFIFIVAAISLGVALGYSSVLHSPFNFDDGLVVLNNRAILNLATFFQLHTIHYRHLFYLTFAFNYHLGQEDPFGYHLFNIGVHLVNSLLVFAVVRITVEKGCDWGRSSAMRIATLTALVFAFNPIQTEAVSYISGRTSSLMAMFYLLSLMGFIQAETRQISWKGRVFCYSLCFLAGASAILSKETAITLPAALLLYDVCFMRNKNFRTFKPRILWVYGPVLLSISCLFFLSPSMWEHVVTWSQKINPGYALQQLTVIPFGAKMVLFPINQVFDYDWPYSSLSTDTLRIFSSLLAVGIFSGIWLKLYRAFPLAAFGVGWFLLILSPTNSFLPRMDLLSERNLYLASFGLLLIGAATAECVGFGARSSKIARLLVTVCAAIVVVCFMTLLIHRNAVYESNISLWEDALKKNPGKPRIYHNLSHFYTERKDFDNAFIMLKKLAASNATPYYRSYAHTNLGNIYALWGDMANAEREFVQAVQIYPRLPSGHFNLGVLFATRGMDKEAHLSFNRARAAKKYHPQKHLLPPKIALYQGRVLLNLKRYDRAEKEARRFLKEKPNHIDGQLLLGEILEEGGKSQEALDWYQSIRTKIKEKHLSARIEASIARIHLNHEQWKQAIGALERSLTFDPTNGPRQYFLGKLFWEHDNRAKAEKHIREALALHLDPALTLEAEALLTEIESE; encoded by the coding sequence ATGCCCTCAATTAACACACCCAACCAGCATCGTCTGGTCTTTATCTTTATTGTGGCTGCCATCAGTCTTGGTGTCGCTCTGGGTTATTCCTCCGTCCTGCATTCTCCTTTCAATTTTGACGATGGATTGGTGGTCCTCAATAATCGGGCAATCCTCAATCTGGCTACTTTTTTCCAGCTCCACACAATTCACTATCGTCACCTGTTTTACCTTACCTTTGCTTTCAACTACCATCTGGGACAGGAAGATCCATTTGGTTACCATCTCTTCAACATTGGCGTTCATCTGGTCAACAGCCTGCTGGTCTTTGCCGTGGTTCGCATCACGGTAGAAAAAGGTTGCGACTGGGGTCGTAGTTCCGCGATGCGCATAGCCACACTCACCGCCCTGGTGTTTGCATTCAACCCGATCCAGACCGAAGCCGTGTCCTACATCTCCGGACGCACCAGTTCACTAATGGCTATGTTTTACCTGTTATCGCTGATGGGTTTTATCCAGGCAGAAACCCGACAAATCTCATGGAAAGGTCGAGTGTTCTGCTACAGCCTGTGTTTTCTTGCCGGCGCATCTGCTATTTTGTCCAAGGAAACCGCCATCACCCTCCCTGCAGCACTACTGCTTTACGATGTTTGTTTCATGCGAAACAAAAATTTTCGCACCTTTAAACCTCGCATCCTCTGGGTGTACGGGCCTGTACTCCTTTCAATCTCCTGTCTATTTTTCCTATCCCCGTCCATGTGGGAACATGTGGTTACCTGGTCACAAAAAATCAATCCGGGTTATGCCCTTCAACAACTGACGGTAATTCCATTTGGCGCAAAAATGGTCCTGTTTCCCATCAACCAGGTGTTCGACTATGACTGGCCTTATTCAAGCCTTTCAACCGACACCCTCCGTATCTTCAGCTCCCTGTTAGCCGTTGGTATTTTTTCAGGAATCTGGCTGAAACTTTATCGTGCCTTTCCACTGGCAGCGTTTGGAGTCGGTTGGTTCTTATTGATTCTTTCACCAACAAACAGTTTTCTTCCAAGAATGGATTTGCTGAGCGAGCGCAATCTATACCTTGCGTCTTTCGGATTACTTCTGATTGGTGCTGCTACTGCAGAGTGTGTTGGATTTGGTGCCCGTAGCAGCAAAATTGCGCGTCTGCTGGTCACCGTTTGCGCAGCCATCGTTGTGGTTTGTTTCATGACTTTGCTGATACACCGCAACGCCGTTTACGAATCAAATATTTCCCTCTGGGAAGACGCACTGAAAAAAAATCCGGGTAAGCCCCGTATTTATCACAACCTCAGTCATTTCTACACAGAAAGAAAAGATTTCGACAACGCCTTCATCATGTTGAAAAAACTTGCTGCATCAAACGCCACTCCCTATTACCGCTCCTATGCCCACACCAACCTTGGCAATATCTACGCTTTGTGGGGTGACATGGCGAATGCCGAACGGGAATTTGTTCAAGCCGTCCAGATCTATCCTCGTCTGCCTTCAGGCCATTTCAACCTCGGTGTTCTGTTTGCAACCCGGGGAATGGACAAAGAAGCCCACCTCTCTTTCAATCGGGCACGGGCGGCAAAAAAATATCATCCGCAGAAACATCTCCTTCCTCCAAAAATTGCGCTGTATCAGGGACGGGTACTGCTCAATCTGAAAAGGTACGACAGGGCAGAAAAAGAAGCCCGGAGATTCCTCAAGGAAAAGCCAAACCATATCGATGGCCAGTTGCTACTGGGTGAAATACTTGAAGAAGGCGGAAAGTCCCAGGAGGCATTGGACTGGTACCAGTCGATCCGAACAAAAATAAAAGAAAAACATCTTTCAGCCAGGATAGAAGCCTCCATTGCCCGAATTCACTTGAACCATGAGCAGTGGAAACAGGCCATTGGAGCACTTGAGCGGTCCTTAACTTTTGACCCCACAAATGGACCACGGCAATACTTTCTCGGAAAACTGTTTTGGGAACATGACAATAGAGCGAAAGCGGAAAAACACATACGCGAGGCATTGGCGCTTCATTTAGATCCTGCACTGACACTTGAAGCAGAGGCACTGCTGACCGAGATAGAGTCCGAATAA